In Antechinus flavipes isolate AdamAnt ecotype Samford, QLD, Australia chromosome 3, AdamAnt_v2, whole genome shotgun sequence, a genomic segment contains:
- the SNIP1 gene encoding smad nuclear-interacting protein 1, whose protein sequence is MKEAKPERERRQRRRRRRRREDEDEPGEAAGEEVLVPDLSLVKQERRSPTPASRSHRPRSRARRGSSGSPSPAPEEEAPLPPPAAAAAPRARSARASGDRAGSGSRSPTKKKNKSFGRRSRSPRNKRSRSPHHPIVKVKQERESENHPRRGRDERQHREQSEQEHRRERNGDRDRHHSHSNQRKTINERPSGGRNRDAQNLQEQEAEREFYNARRRERRQKKDVGGSSDENQEIVLQSAGGHSKGKDPPNKEKPSFELSGALLEDTNMFRGVVIKYSEPPEARIPKKRWRLYPFKNDEVLPVMYIHRQSAYLLGRHRRIADIPIDHPSCSKQHAVFQYRLVEYTRADGTVGRRVRPYIIDLGSGNGTFLNNQRIEPQRYYELKEKDVLKFGFSSREYVLLHESSDTSEVDRKEDEDEEEEEMISDS, encoded by the exons ATGAAGGAGGCGAAGCCCGAGCGGGAGCGGAGGCAGCGGCGCCGGCGGAGGCGGCGGCGGGAGGACGAGGACGAGCCGGGGGAAGCGGCGGGGGAGGAAGTGCTGGTGCCGGATCTATCGCTGGTGAAGCAGGAGCGGCGCAGCCCGACCCCTGCGTCCCGCTCTCACCGGCCCCGGTCCCGGGCCCGGCGCGGTTCCTCTGGAAGTCCGAGCCCGGCGCCGGAGGAAGAGGCGCCACTGCCGCCCCCGGCCGCGGCCGCGGCCCCACGAGCCCGCAGCGCTCGTGCCTCCGGCGACCGCGCTGGCAGTGGCAGCAG atcacctaccaaaaagaaaaacaagtcctTTGGGAGAAGAAGCAGATCTCCTCGAAATAAGAGAAGCCGTAGCCCTCATCATCCTATAGTCAAGGTGAAGCAG GAACGAGAAAGTGAAAATCATCCCCgaagaggaagagatgaaaggCAACACAGGGAGCAGTCAGAACAAGAACACAGGCGGGAGAGAAATGGTGACCGGGACAGACACCATAGCCATTCTAACCAGAGGAAGACCATTAATGAGAGGCCTAGTGGTGGGCGGAACCGAGATGCCCAGAACCTACAGGaacaagaagcagaaagagagttTTATAATGCTCGACGACGGGAGCGTCGCCAGAAAAAAGATGTGGGTGGCAGCAGTGATGAGAATCAGGAGATTGTTCTGCAGTCTGCTGGTGGCCATAGTAAGGGAAAAGATCCACCAAATAAAGAGAAACCCAGCTTTGAACTGTCAGGGGCACTCCTTGAGGATACCAACATGTTTCGAGGTGTGGTGATAAAGTATAGTGAGCCTCCAGAAGCACGGATCCCAAAGAAACGCTGGCGTCTTTACCCCTTTAAGAATGATGAGGTTCTTCCTGTCATGTATATCCACAGACAAAGTGCTTATCTTCTGGGCCGACACCGGCGGATTGCAGATATTCCTATTGATCATCCCTCCTGTTCAAAGCAGCATGCGGTATTTCAGTATCG GCTTGTAGAATACACACGTGCTGATGGAACAGTTGGCCGAAGGGTAAGGCCATATATCATTGACCTTGGTTCAGGCAATGGGACCTTCTTGAACAACCAGCGTATTGAGCCACAGCGTTACTATGAACTAAAGGAGAAGGATGTGCTCAAATTTGGGTTTAGTAGCAGGGAATATGTACTGCTTCATGAGTCTTCAGACACCTCTGAGGTGGatagaaaagaagatgaagatgaggaggaggaggagatgataTCTGACAGCTAG
- the DNALI1 gene encoding axonemal dynein light intermediate polypeptide 1, whose amino-acid sequence MIPPVDSLLKYDTPVLVSRNTEKRSPKARPLKVSPQQPVVTGPIPQPPKSKAVPSTSAAPDPSKQAEEILNSILPPREWVEDTQLWIQQVSSTPSTRMDVVHLQEQLDLKLQQRQARETGICPVRRELYSQCFDELIREVTINCAERGLLLLRVRDEIRMTIAAYQTLYESSVAFGMRKALQAEQGKSDMERRIADLETEKKDLERQVNEQKAKCEATEKREIERRQVEEKKHNEEIQFLKRTNQQLKAQLEGIIAPKK is encoded by the exons ATGATTCCCCCAGTTGACTCTCTGCTCAAGTATGACACCCCGGTGCTAGTGAGCCGGAACACAGAGAAGCGGAGCCCCAAG GCCCGTCCCCTGAAGGTCAGCCCCCAGCAGCCAGTGGTTACAGGGCCAATCCCACAGCCACCTAAAAGCAAGGCCGTCCCTTCTACTTCTGCTGCCCCAGACCCCTCCAAGCAGGCTGAAGAGATTCTGAACTCCATCTTGCCACCCAG AGAATGGGTGGAAGATACTCAGCTATGGATCCAGCAGGTGTCCAGCACCCCCAGCACCAGGATGGATGTGGTGCACCTTCAGGAGCAGCTGGACTTGAAGCTGCAGCAGCGACAGGCTCGGGAGACTGGAATCTGCCCAGTGCGCAGGGAGCTCTACTCCCAGTGCTTCG ATGAGCTGATCAGAGAAGTGACCATAAACTGCGCGGAGCGGGGCTTGTTGCTGCTCCGAGTCCGGGATGAGATCCGCATGACCATTGCCGCGTATCAGACCCTGTACGAAAGCAGCGTGGCCTTTGGCATGAGGAAGGCGCTCCAAGCCGAGCAAGGGAAGTCCGACATGGAGAGGAGG ATTGcagatttggagacagaaaagaaagatttggagAGGCAAGTGAATGAACAGAAGGCCAAGTGTGAGGCCACGGAGAAGCGGGAGATTGAGAGGAGGCAGGTAGAAGAGAAGAAGCACAATGAAGAGATTCAGTTCCTGAAGCGCACCAATCAGCAGCTGAAG gccCAACTGGAAGGCATCATTGCACCAAAGAAGTGA